One Cucurbita pepo subsp. pepo cultivar mu-cu-16 chromosome LG11, ASM280686v2, whole genome shotgun sequence DNA window includes the following coding sequences:
- the LOC111806051 gene encoding protein phosphatase 1 regulatory inhibitor subunit PPP1R7 homolog, whose translation MDAVYESPSGLESKEDDPMIVDDLNSTVLDLTSFQLHDLDSIELPSSLMELDLTANRLSSLDSRIGELSNLKKLSLRQNLINDAAVESLSRWNALSGLEELVLRDNQMTKIPDASIFKRLLVFDVSFNEITSLHGLSKVSDSLTELYVSKNEVVKMEELDHFHQLQILELGSNRLRVMENLRNLVNLQELWLGRNRIKAVNLCGLRCLQKISLQSNRLTSMTGFEGCIALEELYLSHNGISKIEGISTLVNLRILDVSSNKLTSVSGTEKLTRLEDLWLNDNQIESLESISEDVAGSREKLTTIYLENNPCAKTPNYFARLKQIFPNIQQIDSEIFTKDF comes from the exons ATGGACGCTGTATACGAATCACCGTCTGGTTTGGAATCGAAGGAGGATGATCCGATGATAGTAGATGATCTCAATTCTACGGTTCTCGATCTCACCAGCTTTCAGCTCCATGACCTGGACTCTATTGAGTTGCCTTCGAGTTTAATGGAATTGGACCTGACGGCAAATCGACTTTCGAGTTTGGACTCTCGGATTGGAGAGCTCTCGAACCTGAAGAAGCTCTCTCTTCGTCAGAATCTCATTAATGATGCTGCGGTTGAATCGCTTTCTCGCTGGAACGCTCTGTCAGGTCTCGAG GAACTTGTTCTCAGAGACAATCAAATGACGAAAATTCCTGATGCGAGCATATTCAAGAGGCTTTTGGTATTTGATGTTTCTTTCAACGAAATCACTTCGTTACATGGCTTGTCCAAGGTCTCCGATTCACTGACGGAACTTTATGTATCTAAGAATGAAGTTGTTAAAATGGAAGAGCTAGATCACTTCCATCAGTTACAGATTCTTGAGCTTGGTTCCAATAGACTGCGG GTAATGGAGAATTTGCGAAACTTAGTGAATTTGCAAGAGCTATGGTTAGGGCGTAACCGGATCAAGGCAGTAAACCTTTGTGGACTAAGATGTCTCCAGAAAATTAGTCTGCAAAGCAACCGTTTGACTTCAATGACAGGATTTGAG GGATGTATTGCTTTGGAAGAACTATATCTGAGCCATAATGgaatttcaaaaattgaaGGCATTTCAACGTTAGTCAATCTTCGTATTTTGGATGTTTCATCGAATAAGCTAACGAGTGTGAGTGGCACTGAAAAACTGACACG TTTAGAAGATTTATGGCTTAACGACAACCAAATTGAATCACTTGAAAGCATTTCTGAGGATGTTGCAGGTTCAAGAGAGAAACTGACGACCATCTACCTTGAGAACAATCCATGT GCAAAGACTCCCAACTATTTTGCCAGACTAAAACAGATTTTCCCAAACATACAGCAAATTGACTCGGAGATCTTTACAAAGGACTTTTGA
- the LOC111805003 gene encoding uncharacterized protein LOC111805003, translated as MEIEPIRPAVKKKLWNVLRAVVFMLRKGLSKSKIVFDLHLMLKRSKIAGKAMANLVEFHHGSAFSCQTIDIANSYISTRDYEFSCSNSPAYPFRYFNKHRKHQNRHYFPKSYRYDDFSTVTAVQRVLDILHSDQKSEASPLVPLPGFGKSPLVVRQLRVTDSPFSLKDDSDSQIVDKAAEEFIKKFYTDLRLEKSLAAYESPFRNTLCR; from the coding sequence ATGGAAATTGAGCCGATTCGGCCGgcagtgaagaagaagctatGGAACGTGTTGAGAGCGGTTGTGTTCATGTTGAGGAAAGGGCTAAGCAAAAGCAAGATTGTGTTCGATCTTCATTTAATGCTGAAACGAAGCAAAATCGCAGGAAAAGCGATGGCAAATCTCGTGGAATTTCATCACGGATCTGCTTTCAGTTGCCAAACGATTGACATCGCCAATTCCTACATCTCAACGCGCGATTACGAATTCAGTTGCAGTAACAGTCCTGCGTATCCGTTCCGTTACTTCAACAAACATCGAAAACACCAAAACCGCCATTATTTCCCCAAATCTTACCGCTACGACGATTTCTCCACCGTTACGGCCGTCCAGAGAGTTCTTGATATTCTTCATAGCGATCAGAAATCTGAGGCGTCGCCGTTAGTGCCGTTGCCTGGATTTGGAAAGAGTCCGCTAGTTGTACGGCAGTTGCGTGTTACAGATTCACCGTTTTCTCTCAAGGACGACAGTGACAGTCAGATCGTCGATAAAGCGGCCGAGGAATTCATCAAGAAGTTCTACACAGATCTACGGCTGGAGAAAAGCTTAGCAGCTTATGAATCGCCGTTTCGGAACACACTGTGCCGATGA